The Streptomyces sp. WZ-12 genome segment TCACCCTGTCCGCAATCATCCGGATTTCGCGCCCGGTTCGGCATGCGACGTTCAACGTCCGATGTTCGGCGTCCGATGTTCGGTGTTCGGCATCCGGCGCCACTCGCGGACGTCACATCCCCGCCGGGGGATCACGTCCCGAATAGCGCGTCGACAATCTCCCCGGCGCGCAAACCCACGCCGCCGCCCGGAATTTACAAATCGGGAATAGGGGAACCAAGAGGGCGTAAGGGCGATCTAAAGGGATCAAGAGACGTAAGGCGGTTAGGGCGGGTACCGCTCTCCTCCCCGCTCGACTCCACTCCCCCCGCTCACCGCCCGCCCCACCGGTAACACCCCGCTCCGCACCGGTTTCCGCCCCGTCCTCCGGCCCGGATTCTGTCCCGGTTCCGGCACAGCCACCCCTCGGCCGTCCCGTCCACCCGACCCGGATCATAGGATCTAGCCAGTACACGCACGGATCCACGAAAGTGGAAGGCGGGATCAATGGGGGACGAGACAGTCATGAGCTCCTCGGCCGAAGCTGCCGGCAAGACGGACCACTACGCGCCCCACCCGTTCATCGGCGGCCGCACCGCGGTCCTCCGCGCGCTCGCCGCCTGGCGCATGCGGTGGCCGGGCGCCCCGCGCGTCGTCGTGCTCACCGGGAGCCCGGGCAGCGGGCGTTCCCGTGTCCTCGCGGGCTTCCTGATGATGTGCGACCCGGAATACCGCAAGCAGCTCCCGCTGGACGACATGGACCCGGCGACGGTCCCCCCGGACCTCCCGGCCCCGGCGGTGCCCGACCCGCGGGGCCGCACGGCCGCGCAGACGCTGTGGCTCCTCGCCGACCACCTCGACCTGGCGGTCGGGAGCGCGGCGGACGTCTTCTCCGAACTCGCCGCCCGCGAGGAGCCGTTGACGGTCGTCGTACCGGACGCGGACCTCGCCGGCCCGGTGCGCGCCGCCGACGAGCCGACGCGCCTGGTGCGCGAGGTCCTCGCCCCGCTCGCCGCGACCCCGACGGTCCACCTGCTCACCGACGCCCCCCGCGAACTCGCCGCCGAGCTGGCCGGTGCGCTGCCGCCCGGCCAGGTGCAGGTGATCGACCTCGACGAGCCCGAGTGGGCCGACCCCGAGGGCCTGGTCCTGCACGCCGAGACCGCGCTCACGCCGGAGGCGGGCGCCCCCGACCTGCCGTTCACCACCGACCCGGCCGCCCGTAGGGCGCTGGCCGGAGCACTGGCCCAACGGGCGAACGGCAGTCGGCTCACCCTCGATCTGGCCACGCGGTCGCTGTTCACCCACTCCGCGGGTTTCGACCCGGCCGACGAGGCCCAACTGCCCGGCAGCGTCGGCGAGGTGCTCGATCTGCACGCCCGCCGGCTGGGCTCCGACGGGCCAACGCTCCGGCAGCTGCTGGCCCCGCTCGCGTTCGCCGAGGGCGACGGGCTCCCGGTCCACCTGTGGCACCCGCTGGCGAACGCCGTCGCGGGGCGCGACATGGGCCAGGTCCTCGCCGAGGGGATGCTGCTCGCCGCCCCGTTCGTGGAGCCGGTGGAACGCCCGGCGCAGGCGGAAGCGGACGCCGGTCGTGACGGCCAGGAGGAGCCTGAGGAAGGCGCGGACGCCGCCCCGACCCGCACGCTGATCCGCCTGACGCACCCGGCCCTCGCCGCCGAGATCCGCTCCGGCATCCCCGATCCCCGGGACGCCCAGACCAAGATCGCCATGGCGCTGCTGGAGGCGGTCCCCCAGCAGGACTGGTCCCGGGCCGACCCCTACGTCCGCGACCACCTGGCCGCGCACACCCTCGACGCCGGCCTGCTCCCCCAACTCCTCACCGACCCCGGCCTGTTCACGTACGCCGACCCGGTGGTGCTGCGCACCGCCATTCAGGCCGTGCCGCTCGACCAACTGGGCGCGCCGGCCCGTACGTACCTGCGCACCGCGCCGCTGTTCACCCGCTCCGAGGCCCCGGCCGAGATGCGGGCCGCGCTGCTGGAGACCGCGTTCGTCGAGGACGACCTGCCGGCGTACGCGGAGGCGTTGCACGGGCTGGACCTGGCCCTGCCGTGGCGCACCCTGTGGAGCCTGCCGCTGCGGGGCGTCGGCTCGGTGACGACCGGCTACCTCCCGCCCCAGGGGCCGACGACGCCGCCCGACGAGGCCCGGCCGAACGCCCTTCGTCCCGTCGCCGCACTGATCGTCCCCGCCGGTACGCCGGGCTCCCGCCCGCTGCCGACCCCAGCGGATGCACCGGACGCCCCGGACACTTCGGACGCACCAGACGCCTCCGCCCCCGTCGCCCTCCTCCTCCACGATCTGCTCCGCCCCGGGTACGTCGAGGCCGACCCCGCCCAGGTGTTGGGCCCGTCGGAGGAACAGCGGGCGGCGGCCCCGTACGGCCTCAGCCGCGGCGCCGACTACCTGCGGGTGTGGTCCAGGGACAGCGGAGAGGTGGTCACCGCGCTGCTCTCCGACTCCCCGTTCCAGGACGCCGACCTCTCGCCCGAGGGCATCCTGCTCGCGGCCACGGCCCGCGGCGTGACGGCTCGCCAGTTCCTCGCCCCGGCCCCCGCCGCCCCCTCAACAGAGGCCACAGAGGCCGCAGGAACCACCGGGACCACCGAGGCTCACCCCATTCCCGCCCAACCCACCGCGTCCCCCGACGCCGCCGCTGCCACCGGCAGCACCCACGGCCCCGAAGGAGACCCCTCGTGAACACCCAGGCACCGGCCGACGCCGCCGCCCAGCCGCCGGTCACCGGGCCCGGCAACACCGCCGTGGCGACCTACGTCGCCCCGTCCACCGGCGAGGAGAGCAGCCTCGCCAAGGTCTCCCGGCCCGGTCTGCCGCCCGCCGAGTACCAACTCCACGACGAGCTGCGGCGGTTGGGCGTCGACGGGGCCTCGGTCCGCGCGGTCCACACCGACCTGCGCCCGACGATGCTGCCCGGCGGTTACACCGGCGACTTCGTCCTACGGGCCTTCCCCAACGCCGCGTTCTCCTGCACCGCGGAGTACGGCATGCGCCCCGAGGAGCGCGCCGCGGGCATCGCCGACCTGCTCGGGCACATCCAGACCATGCACCAGCTCGCCGGCCGCCCGGCCCCGCCCGCGCCGCACCGCGCGCCCGTCCCGCAGGCCGTCGCCCCGGCGCCGCCGCTGTCCCCCGCGGACCTCGGCGCCCACCTGGCCGAGGTCTTCGGCCCCGACGGCCTCCGCCGCCCCGACGCCGAGGCGCTGGCCGCCACCGCGCTCCCCGAGGACACCCGGACCACCCTCACCGAGGCCGGCCTTCCCGCCCACGTCCCCTACTTCTTCACCGCCGACACCCCCGAAACCCCGCCGGTCGGCGGCCTGTTCGCCGACGTCGCCACCCACCTCCGGGAATCCGGCGCCGACGCCCGACCGGAAACCCTCGACATCCTCAGCGGATACGTCCGGCTCGGCACCGACGGCCTCTACACCCTCGCCGTCCAGTGCACCGCCCCGGAGAACGACCCGAGCCAGCTCGGCACCGTCTGGGCGATCCAACCCGGCACCGGCGGCGCCCGCTTCGTCAACCGCTCCCTCGCCGCCTACCTCCGCTCTCTCGCCCTCCTCGTCGCCACCCGCCAACAGCTCCCGCCCCTCGACCCCTACGCCTCGGGTGCCGCCCTCGCCACCTTCCAGGAACGCCTCGTATCCCTGGACTCCTGGGCCCTGGACAACCCCGACAACTGGTGGTCCCTGGTGACCGAGCAGATGTGGCACGGGTTGTTCTGATCGCCCTGAGCCGACAGGGGTTGCCTTTGGCCGATGCGGCCCGAGGCAACCCCCGCCGGAAGAGGGCTGGACGCCCTATGAGGGAAGAGGACTAGCTCTCCTTCTGCATCCGCTCGGCGAAGGTCTTCGACATCGTGCCCAACGTGGCGTCGACGGCGTCCTGCTTGCCGCTCCCGCGGTAGTCCACCGTGCCGACGAAGGAGCCTGCAAGGAGAACGACCCCCTGGTCGTCCCGGCTCGTCCCCGTGGTGCCCACGAACGCCACGCTCTCGGTCCCGAACTTCTCGCCGTTCAGGATCCGGTACTTGGACGAGTGGCTCTCGATGGAGGCCTTCCATTTCCGGAAGGCCTTCTTGGCCGCGGTGTCGTTGTGGTACGCAACCGCGTCGAAGACGGCCCGCTTGCTCCGGTCGCCGTTCCCGTACGCGACATGGCTCTCAGCCACAGCGCTCACACACCAGCCCGAGGGCTTGTCCGCGGTGGATCTGCACTTCTTGGGAGGCAGCGTGCTGGACGGCTTGTTGGTCACGGTCTTGAGCTCCGTCGGCATGCTGCCGGCCGACGGCAGGACGCTCTCGGCGCTCTGCTTCGAACTCGTCCCGCACCCCGCCAGCGCGAAGGACATGGCAAGCACCACGGCTCCGAACCCCTGCACCTTCTGACGCTTACCGAACCACACGGCAACTCCTCGGATCTCGACACACCGATCTCACTTGTATCAGGAGGGGATGACACCACCGCAGCCGTCCGCGGTTCCGCCCCCTGCGAGCCCGGACATTCAAGGGCAACTCTCCCCGCCCGCATCCGTACCCCAGGCGCCAGCCCCTCAGGGCAACAGCAACCAGTCCGCCGCCAACGCCGCGGCCAGCCCGATGCCCAGCAGCCAACTACCCAACCGCGTCCGCCCGTTACGCGCGAGTTCGATGACGACCCCGCAGAGCACGAGCGCCGCCCCGTACACCCCGACGACCAACACCGACCCGCGGGACGCCAACCGCAACACGAGCAACACCGCCATCGCGGCCATCATCACCGAGGCCAACGTGACCCGTATGACGCGTGCTTGACGAGGCGTCAGTCCATGGTGGACCCCGTACTCGCCCTCACCCTCGACCTCACCCTCGCTCTCCGGGAGGGGCTCATCGCGCCGATCGGGCTGATCACTATCGGTCGCGTCGGGTATGTCCATGAGCGGAAATGCTACGGGACGGGCACTCGGCCCCTTGTCGCCACTTTGACGCGCACGCCGTTGACGCCACCACCGCCCATCTTGGACGGTATATCCGGACGCAGGTGCACCACACGTCCACCGCACCCTCACGCCTTCACCACGCTCACCACCTCTTCACCCCAAAACTCACCGATTCCACGAGTTCCTGACAAGGCCGCCGACGGCCCAATTCACCAAATTCCCGGCACCGTTGCCCCTCTCACCCGGTTCGGCGATGACCGCATCGGGCACCTTGACATGCCTCCACACAGACCGCCTAATGTGAGACCGTTAGGCGTGACGAGCAGGGTGCGGAGTGCACCTGAAAGACGGGGGCGATGATGGCCGGCCAGGAATTTGACGTAGACCCGGACGTCCTGCGGACGCAGGGAAACGCTTTTGTCCAGATCGGCAACGATTTCAGCAAGGCGTCGAAGAAACTCCAGGACGACCTCAAGGCCATGGAAAGCCCGTGGAAGGATTGCGACTTCGGCGATCTCTTCGACACGATCTACGTCCCCGTCCGGGACGGCATGTTCACATCGATGGACTCCCTCGGTGAGCGCCTCGAAGGCATCGGCCACGGCCTCGACACCATGGCCCGTTCGTACACCGAGTCCGACGAGCAGGGCATCCACACCATCAGCGCGGCCGGCCGCCCGCAGATCTGACGCACCCCCGCTTCCGCTCTCTCCATCCCAATAAAAAATCGACTACCACCGCGCGGGGGACACACACCGTGGCATTGACACTGCCAAGCGAGGTCAGTTGGGTGCTGAACCTCCTCGGCTACGACTGGCCGGGCGCCGACGAGGACAAGCTCCACGAATGCGCCCAGATCTGGCGCAACTTCGCCGAATCGGTAAACCAGACGCAAGAGCAGGGCTCGCTGGCGGCCAATCAGGTCGTCTCCGCCAACGCCGGTGACGCCGTCGAAGGCTTCACCAAGGAATGGGGCGCATTCGGCGGTGGCGGCGCCGGCGGCAGCTCCGGGGACCACTACCTCCGCGACGCCGCGGAGGCCGCCGAGGTCATCGCCGTCGCGTTCGACGCGGCGGCCATCGCCGTGGTCGCCGGCAAGATCGCGGTCATCGTCCAACTCGTCATGCTGGCCGCCGAAATCATCGCGGCACAGGCCGCCGCCCCCTTCACCTTCGGGGCGTCCGAAATCGCCGCGGCCGGCGCCACCCAGGCGACCCGCCTGATCGTTCGCCAGATCCTCGACAAGATCAAGCACGAGGTCATGCAGGCGGCGACCAAGGCCATGGAACACGCCACCATGGACGCCATCAAGAAATTGGCGAAGAAGGCGATCTCCAAGGAGACCCGCAAGGTCGTCACGGACTACGCCAAGCAGCAGGTCAAGGAAACGGTCAAGGAAACCGTCAAGGAAAAGGTCGTCGACGCGGCCAAGGAGAAGGCCAAAGAAGCCGGCAAGGAGATGGGCCAGAACATCGCCCAGCAAACCATCGAAACCCACTTCGGTGAACGCGACGGCATCAAGCTGGACGAGACCGCCGGCATCGCCAAGGACAAGGCCGACGAATACGTCAAGGGCGTCAAGGAGGGGGCGGACGACCTCACCAACCCCAACACGTACATCGATCACGCCCGGAAGGACCTCACCGACCGCGGCCTGAACGAGGCCCAGAAGCAGGCCGACGCCCACACCGGTGGCGCCGCCACCCGCCACCAGGGAGCCACCGACGCCGTCAAGGAAAAGGTCAAGGGCAGCGTCGAAGACGTCTTCGGCTGAGCCCCTGCCCCTTCTCCCGCAGAGCCGCTGCACTCCGACCGCCCGGGTCGGTGGCGCAGCGGCTCTGCCGTCATCTCCGCCAACTCCAGCCGGAACAGGCCGACTTCGACCACCCCCTTCAGTTCCGCACCCCGCCCCTCTCAACGACGCACTCCGCCCACACGGTCTTCCCCGGACCACCCGGCCGCGGAACCACGCCCCATGCGGCCGCGAGGCGCCCGACGATCAGCAGTCCATGACCGCCCTCCGCGAGCCCGTCACAGCCATCCGCCGCCGCACCGGCTCCACGGCCCCAGGTGACCGTGGGCAGCCGCTCACCCCGCGTATCGGACACCTCTACGCGGAACCCGAGCCGGTCCGCCGCGCCGAAACCCGTCAGACGCAGCGCGAAGTCCCTCCCCGGCACGTGGCCGTGGAGCACGGCGTTGGCGGCGAGTTCCCCGACGACGGCGCTCACCACCTCGTTGACCTCACCGTCGTAGGGATACCCCCACTCGTCGAGACGGTGCGACGCCAGACGACGGGCCAGCCGGGCGCCGCGCGGCGTGGAGGTGAAGCGCATCGCGAACTCCCCCACCCCGGCGTGGGTTTCGCGGATTCGGGAAGATACCCCGGAAGAGC includes the following:
- a CDS encoding ATP-binding protein, coding for MGDETVMSSSAEAAGKTDHYAPHPFIGGRTAVLRALAAWRMRWPGAPRVVVLTGSPGSGRSRVLAGFLMMCDPEYRKQLPLDDMDPATVPPDLPAPAVPDPRGRTAAQTLWLLADHLDLAVGSAADVFSELAAREEPLTVVVPDADLAGPVRAADEPTRLVREVLAPLAATPTVHLLTDAPRELAAELAGALPPGQVQVIDLDEPEWADPEGLVLHAETALTPEAGAPDLPFTTDPAARRALAGALAQRANGSRLTLDLATRSLFTHSAGFDPADEAQLPGSVGEVLDLHARRLGSDGPTLRQLLAPLAFAEGDGLPVHLWHPLANAVAGRDMGQVLAEGMLLAAPFVEPVERPAQAEADAGRDGQEEPEEGADAAPTRTLIRLTHPALAAEIRSGIPDPRDAQTKIAMALLEAVPQQDWSRADPYVRDHLAAHTLDAGLLPQLLTDPGLFTYADPVVLRTAIQAVPLDQLGAPARTYLRTAPLFTRSEAPAEMRAALLETAFVEDDLPAYAEALHGLDLALPWRTLWSLPLRGVGSVTTGYLPPQGPTTPPDEARPNALRPVAALIVPAGTPGSRPLPTPADAPDAPDTSDAPDASAPVALLLHDLLRPGYVEADPAQVLGPSEEQRAAAPYGLSRGADYLRVWSRDSGEVVTALLSDSPFQDADLSPEGILLAATARGVTARQFLAPAPAAPSTEATEAAGTTGTTEAHPIPAQPTASPDAAAATGSTHGPEGDPS
- a CDS encoding SUKH-4 family immunity protein, coding for MNTQAPADAAAQPPVTGPGNTAVATYVAPSTGEESSLAKVSRPGLPPAEYQLHDELRRLGVDGASVRAVHTDLRPTMLPGGYTGDFVLRAFPNAAFSCTAEYGMRPEERAAGIADLLGHIQTMHQLAGRPAPPAPHRAPVPQAVAPAPPLSPADLGAHLAEVFGPDGLRRPDAEALAATALPEDTRTTLTEAGLPAHVPYFFTADTPETPPVGGLFADVATHLRESGADARPETLDILSGYVRLGTDGLYTLAVQCTAPENDPSQLGTVWAIQPGTGGARFVNRSLAAYLRSLALLVATRQQLPPLDPYASGAALATFQERLVSLDSWALDNPDNWWSLVTEQMWHGLF
- a CDS encoding WXG100 family type VII secretion target encodes the protein MMAGQEFDVDPDVLRTQGNAFVQIGNDFSKASKKLQDDLKAMESPWKDCDFGDLFDTIYVPVRDGMFTSMDSLGERLEGIGHGLDTMARSYTESDEQGIHTISAAGRPQI
- a CDS encoding WXG100-like domain-containing protein → MALTLPSEVSWVLNLLGYDWPGADEDKLHECAQIWRNFAESVNQTQEQGSLAANQVVSANAGDAVEGFTKEWGAFGGGGAGGSSGDHYLRDAAEAAEVIAVAFDAAAIAVVAGKIAVIVQLVMLAAEIIAAQAAAPFTFGASEIAAAGATQATRLIVRQILDKIKHEVMQAATKAMEHATMDAIKKLAKKAISKETRKVVTDYAKQQVKETVKETVKEKVVDAAKEKAKEAGKEMGQNIAQQTIETHFGERDGIKLDETAGIAKDKADEYVKGVKEGADDLTNPNTYIDHARKDLTDRGLNEAQKQADAHTGGAATRHQGATDAVKEKVKGSVEDVFG
- a CDS encoding ATP-binding protein, yielding MNSTVRSSGVSSRIRETHAGVGEFAMRFTSTPRGARLARRLASHRLDEWGYPYDGEVNEVVSAVVGELAANAVLHGHVPGRDFALRLTGFGAADRLGFRVEVSDTRGERLPTVTWGRGAGAAADGCDGLAEGGHGLLIVGRLAAAWGVVPRPGGPGKTVWAECVVERGGVRN